In a single window of the Streptomyces sp. NBC_00285 genome:
- a CDS encoding UvrD-helicase domain-containing protein, translating into MATLGMHRDFLMEFAALEKPVQKRVFEVFEKFAAATHAGLHLEKLTHQKDPRLRTIRINDFWRGVVLKAESGDSYLLLKVLPHDKANDWAAKHRASVNGATQGIEIRNDVGLERATAGLRARAAEEPSRLFPASEYPDKVLRSLGVDEEILPIIRLVPDETHLEALHKVLPEQQYDVLLGLATGMEPAEIDREIVQAYARAAPRSADSSEGDELAAAMARSRGRVALVSGTEELQEILDRPFDAWRVFLHPSQYRVAYQESYAGPARVTGGPGTGKTVVALHRAFHLARRLPADAPDGCVLLTTYTKDLAAELERCLALLVTDPAVRAKIRVVNVDALANETVRAERGGAPLKLVFDQKEITARWARIARRVEADFTDVFLDQEWRHVVLAQALTTPEEYLKAPRTGRGSALGPLKRLQVWRAVSAFEEQLRQAGEWTFLQVCAEAARVMDGREERPFRHVVVDEAQDLHPAQWRLLRSLVPPGSDDLFLAGDTYQRIYGNRVSLRSLGIQVVGRSHRLRVNYRTTQEILAWSASLLTGEEPDDMDGAKESLAGYRSTMHGERPETSAHAAKTEETAALVSRVEKWIASGVEAEHIGIAVRFVQFGKDIAGALERAGIAARVLGAGRGGPGVRIGTMHRMKGLEFRCVAVAGVNDGTVPMKAAVTPVEVDAQQHQEDLNSELSLLFVACTRAREALRVSWHGEPSPFLAPVTGPRP; encoded by the coding sequence ATGGCGACGCTGGGTATGCACCGGGACTTCCTGATGGAGTTCGCGGCACTGGAGAAGCCCGTCCAGAAACGCGTCTTCGAGGTGTTCGAGAAGTTCGCGGCGGCCACGCACGCCGGGCTGCACCTGGAGAAGCTCACCCACCAGAAGGATCCGCGGCTGCGGACCATCCGCATCAACGACTTCTGGCGAGGCGTCGTCCTCAAGGCGGAGTCGGGCGACAGTTATCTGCTACTCAAGGTGCTCCCCCACGACAAGGCCAACGACTGGGCCGCCAAGCACCGGGCCTCGGTGAACGGGGCGACGCAGGGCATCGAGATCCGCAACGACGTCGGCCTGGAGCGGGCCACGGCCGGGCTCCGGGCGCGGGCGGCCGAGGAGCCCTCCCGCCTCTTCCCGGCCTCGGAGTACCCGGACAAGGTGCTGCGCAGCCTGGGAGTGGACGAGGAGATCCTGCCGATCATCCGGCTGGTGCCGGACGAAACGCACCTGGAGGCCCTGCACAAGGTGCTGCCCGAGCAGCAGTACGACGTGCTCCTCGGGCTCGCCACCGGGATGGAACCGGCCGAGATCGACCGGGAGATCGTACAGGCGTACGCCCGGGCCGCACCGCGGTCGGCAGACTCCTCCGAGGGGGACGAGCTCGCCGCCGCCATGGCCCGTTCGCGCGGCCGGGTCGCCCTGGTCTCCGGGACCGAGGAGCTGCAGGAGATCCTGGACCGGCCCTTCGACGCCTGGCGGGTCTTCCTGCACCCGAGCCAGTACCGGGTCGCGTACCAGGAGAGCTATGCCGGGCCCGCTCGCGTCACGGGCGGGCCGGGCACCGGCAAGACCGTGGTCGCCCTGCACCGGGCGTTCCACCTGGCGCGGCGGCTGCCCGCCGACGCGCCCGACGGTTGCGTGCTGCTCACCACGTACACCAAGGACCTCGCCGCGGAGCTGGAGCGCTGCCTGGCACTGCTGGTCACGGACCCGGCGGTGCGCGCGAAGATCCGGGTGGTGAACGTCGACGCTCTGGCCAACGAGACGGTGCGGGCGGAGCGTGGTGGCGCGCCGCTGAAGCTGGTCTTCGACCAGAAGGAAATCACGGCCCGATGGGCGCGGATCGCTCGCAGGGTGGAGGCCGACTTCACGGATGTGTTCCTGGACCAGGAGTGGCGGCACGTCGTCCTCGCCCAGGCCCTCACCACGCCGGAGGAATACCTGAAGGCGCCGCGGACCGGCCGGGGCAGTGCGCTGGGGCCGCTGAAGAGGCTCCAGGTGTGGCGGGCGGTCTCCGCGTTCGAGGAGCAACTGCGGCAGGCAGGCGAGTGGACGTTCCTTCAAGTGTGTGCGGAGGCGGCGCGGGTCATGGACGGGCGCGAGGAGCGGCCGTTCCGGCATGTGGTGGTCGACGAGGCGCAGGACCTGCACCCGGCGCAGTGGCGCTTGCTCCGGTCTCTGGTCCCACCCGGCTCCGACGACCTTTTCCTCGCCGGGGACACCTATCAGCGCATCTACGGCAACCGGGTCTCGCTGCGCTCGCTCGGCATCCAGGTGGTGGGGCGTTCGCACCGGCTGCGGGTCAACTACCGCACCACGCAGGAGATCCTCGCCTGGTCCGCCTCGCTGCTGACGGGTGAGGAGCCGGACGACATGGACGGGGCGAAGGAATCACTGGCCGGTTACCGCTCCACGATGCACGGCGAACGGCCCGAGACGTCTGCGCACGCGGCCAAGACCGAGGAGACCGCGGCACTCGTGTCCCGGGTGGAGAAGTGGATCGCCTCGGGGGTGGAGGCGGAACACATCGGTATTGCGGTGCGGTTCGTCCAGTTCGGCAAGGACATCGCGGGGGCCCTGGAACGGGCCGGGATCGCGGCGCGCGTGCTGGGCGCCGGTCGCGGCGGCCCAGGGGTGCGGATCGGAACCATGCACCGGATGAAGGGGCTGGAGTTCCGCTGTGTGGCGGTGGCCGGGGTGAACGACGGCACGGTGCCGATGAAGGCCGCGGTCACTCCGGTGGAGGTCGACGCGCAGCAGCACCAGGAGGACCTGAACAGCGAGTTGAGCCTGCTGTTCGTAGCGTGCACGCGGGCGCGGGAGGCGCTGCGGGTGTCCTGGCACGGCGAGCCGAGTCCGTTCCTGGCCCCGGTCACCGGCCCGCGTCCGTAG
- a CDS encoding serine/threonine-protein kinase: MHDIRPGVVLGDRYKLQQPLGRGSMGQVWRGRDLHLGRPVAVKTVAAELLSEAEDRERVRRRFVREAKAAATLDSANIAAVYDASVTGDTHWLVMQLVDGATLGTVLDERERLDVASAAAVAAQICSGLAAAHAAGLVHRDLKPENVMVRRDGVVKILDFGLVKLMADDGPRLTATGEQPGNLLYASPELLSGVPDLDGRSDLYSVGCLLHHMLAGAPPFPRDRPMAVLRGHLHDTPPRLAEAGAPVPDALQDLVLALLAKDRENRPASAAEVYGALGPWLPAARPGPGTLRGFGPEDPRRPFVLPQGPYPV, translated from the coding sequence GTGCACGACATCCGGCCGGGAGTTGTGCTCGGCGACCGCTACAAACTGCAACAGCCGCTCGGCCGGGGCAGTATGGGGCAGGTCTGGCGCGGACGCGACCTGCATCTGGGGCGTCCGGTCGCGGTCAAGACGGTCGCCGCGGAACTCCTCTCGGAGGCCGAGGACCGCGAACGGGTGCGGCGGCGCTTCGTACGGGAGGCGAAGGCCGCGGCGACGCTCGACAGCGCCAACATCGCCGCTGTCTACGACGCATCCGTCACCGGCGACACGCATTGGCTCGTGATGCAGCTCGTCGACGGGGCGACGCTCGGCACGGTCCTCGACGAGCGGGAACGACTCGACGTGGCCTCCGCCGCGGCCGTCGCCGCCCAGATCTGCTCCGGCCTCGCCGCCGCCCACGCCGCCGGTCTCGTCCACCGCGACCTGAAGCCCGAGAACGTGATGGTCCGCCGCGACGGCGTGGTGAAGATCCTTGACTTCGGCCTGGTGAAACTGATGGCGGACGACGGTCCGAGGCTGACCGCCACCGGCGAGCAGCCCGGCAACCTCCTCTACGCATCGCCCGAGCTGCTGTCCGGGGTCCCGGACCTCGACGGACGCAGTGACCTGTACAGCGTCGGCTGCCTGCTGCACCACATGCTCGCTGGAGCCCCGCCCTTCCCCCGCGACCGCCCGATGGCCGTCCTGCGCGGGCACCTGCACGACACACCGCCCCGCCTCGCCGAAGCAGGCGCGCCGGTACCGGACGCTCTCCAGGACTTGGTCCTCGCCCTGCTGGCCAAGGACCGTGAGAACCGGCCTGCCTCGGCCGCCGAGGTGTACGGCGCGCTCGGGCCGTGGCTGCCCGCCGCGCGGCCGGGACCCGGCACCCTGCGCGGCTTCGGCCCCGAGGATCCGCGCCGTCCGTTCGTGCTCCCGCAGGGCCCGTACCCGGTGTGA
- a CDS encoding serine/threonine-protein kinase, whose product MTAQAEQGAEYGVTRRIKDHYELTDRLGRGGMGDVWLARDLRLDRPVAVKFLSAGGRGSDLDRMEQRFMREARLTARIGHRSVPVVHEWGRLDGDDGDGLYLVMELVHGDTLSRLLKQNGPFSIHHAAAVAVQTADALAHAHRIGVVHRDLKPSNLMLTPDGTVKVLDFGIAAVMEPDPDEPRLTRTQEVLGTPGFISPEQADGGRATERSDLYALGCVLYEILAGRPPFTAGTAVALLYRHAYEEPPPLGNLRNDVPGDFTSLVMRLLAKSPDDRPSAEEVHGTARAWLAQPSDRAVPRQPSAGSGAVRSASASVSSSASVGPAPSRRPVPVPRPAPSGPTAAPAAVPQEILDQAARGDYVGAAAALGRRLREAGRPFDDTEAVPARLTLCDLLLKAEEFNRAYDGYFALGGTLRRRRPATDRDVLACRAGAATCLAELGRTNEALHEFEGLLPVQQHVFGAADRSVFDTRFRIGSLVARTGRLREARDQLTALGQEQQRILPVDDERHARTDSLIARLDRMLAKS is encoded by the coding sequence GTGACCGCGCAAGCCGAGCAGGGGGCCGAGTACGGCGTGACACGACGGATCAAGGACCATTACGAGTTGACCGACCGCCTCGGCCGCGGCGGCATGGGCGACGTGTGGTTGGCCCGGGACCTACGGCTGGACCGACCCGTGGCGGTCAAGTTCCTTTCGGCGGGCGGTCGCGGCTCCGATCTCGACCGCATGGAACAGCGGTTCATGCGTGAGGCCCGGCTCACCGCCCGGATCGGGCACCGGAGTGTGCCGGTTGTCCACGAGTGGGGCCGGCTCGACGGGGACGACGGCGACGGGCTCTACCTCGTCATGGAACTCGTGCACGGCGACACACTCTCCCGGCTCCTCAAACAGAACGGCCCCTTTTCCATTCACCACGCCGCCGCGGTCGCCGTACAGACGGCCGACGCCCTGGCCCACGCTCACCGCATCGGCGTCGTGCACCGGGACCTGAAGCCGTCCAATCTGATGCTCACGCCGGACGGCACGGTGAAGGTGCTCGACTTCGGCATCGCGGCGGTCATGGAGCCCGATCCCGACGAGCCCCGACTCACCCGTACCCAGGAAGTGCTCGGCACGCCGGGGTTCATCTCGCCGGAGCAGGCGGACGGCGGGCGCGCGACGGAGCGGAGCGACCTGTACGCCCTGGGCTGTGTGCTGTACGAGATCCTGGCGGGCCGTCCGCCCTTCACTGCGGGGACGGCCGTGGCGCTCCTCTACCGGCACGCGTACGAGGAGCCGCCCCCACTAGGGAATCTCAGGAACGACGTACCCGGGGACTTCACCTCCCTCGTCATGCGTCTGCTGGCCAAGTCCCCCGACGACAGACCCTCGGCGGAGGAGGTCCACGGCACGGCGCGTGCCTGGCTCGCCCAGCCGTCGGACCGGGCCGTCCCCCGGCAACCGTCCGCCGGATCCGGCGCCGTGAGGTCCGCTTCCGCTTCCGTGTCTTCTTCCGCCTCCGTCGGCCCTGCCCCGTCCCGGCGGCCGGTCCCCGTCCCCCGCCCGGCACCCTCCGGACCCACGGCCGCGCCCGCCGCCGTGCCCCAGGAGATCCTGGACCAGGCCGCCCGTGGCGACTACGTGGGAGCCGCCGCCGCGCTGGGGCGGCGACTGCGTGAGGCAGGCCGTCCGTTCGACGACACCGAGGCCGTGCCGGCGCGGCTCACCCTGTGCGATCTCCTGCTGAAGGCCGAGGAGTTCAACCGTGCCTACGACGGCTACTTCGCACTCGGCGGCACGCTCCGGCGCCGCCGACCGGCGACCGACCGCGATGTGCTGGCCTGCCGGGCCGGCGCGGCCACGTGTCTGGCCGAACTGGGGCGCACCAACGAGGCGCTGCACGAGTTCGAGGGCCTCCTGCCCGTGCAGCAGCATGTCTTCGGCGCCGCTGACAGGAGCGTGTTCGACACCAGGTTCCGGATCGGCTCGCTCGTAGCCCGGACGGGGAGGCTACGCGAGGCACGTGACCAGCTCACCGCCCTGGGGCAGGAGCAGCAGCGAATTCTCCCGGTCGACGACGAACGGCACGCGCGGACGGATAGCCTGATTGCCCGCCTTGACCGAATGCTGGCAAAATCTTGA
- the drmD gene encoding DISARM system SNF2-like helicase DrmD has protein sequence MTQTAHRERSAAAPEERLPGDGELVEVRGQSWVVARVEPAPPTSGRAATLVHLQSVADGRFGDTLSVIWEVEPGRRILDRGSLPDASTGQYDPPSRLAAFLDAVRWSAVASADVKTLQAPFRSGVAVEPYQLEPVSRAVGAPRVNLLLADDVGLGKTIEAGLVVQELLLRGRARRVMVICPAGLTLKWRDELAEKFGLDFTIVDAEHCARLRRTHGTAANPFRVHPLTIVSLPWLRGTKAQRLLDEVVPPRQETKDDGTERRFFDLLVLDEAHHVAPAAPKQVYAVDSQQTKLIRRLVPHFEHRLFLSATPHNGYPESYTALLELIDNQKFARGVDPDEQARKETVVRRLKSTITNPDGSPRFRTRQDPRELPVEYTDTEREIHGVLSSFSDLRRRRMTPKARGGRRAADLVTLLLKKRLFSSPAAFLHTVQVYLSHLDDTRTRSRSAAAEVPEWLEDFPDLVAELDDLGLAEAEDDALTRSTSLTPQEDGEELTLLQQMERWALTHEAAADSKADALIRELKAICRPDGQFWTNERVVVFTEYRDTQKWLFNLLQQEELTDGGRVAILHGGLNTDDREQIRLGFQAHPASEEGKVRILLATDAASEGIDLQNHCHRLFNYDIPFNPNKLEQRIGRIDRWGQKKDPEITHFIGAGWEKAAAGSYEADLEFLSRIARKIARTEADLGSVNAVIADAVQRRMTGDTTPVDIDNAKPKQIAGRRTGGTVASEQNVTAQAKRLAEQYQETVDTLGLTHANIKRVVDTALALDHQQPLTPYYSEDLDGLWTVPPLSGTWERATRGLAHKLRPAEQRPVTFDPGVAALGRDDVVLTHLKHPLVALSTRLLTAAVWNADTVGLHRVTAVVTDDPAVETALVSAYARYVLVGADGTRLHEEILYAGGWFGDTGRFRRWESVRTQGAVLARALTDGAEAAPDLRHAFTEAWPRLEKPLHDSLTARARERGASLESALAARRTEEENRIRATLDRFEATLRAKLKEEGDEANEQIALFGTREVTTAEQRQYREDRDRWQARIEGLVAEREGELAAIAARYHEPRSHLFPVAVVLVVPAKEASR, from the coding sequence ATGACGCAGACAGCTCACCGGGAGCGGAGCGCGGCAGCTCCGGAGGAGCGACTGCCCGGAGACGGTGAGCTCGTCGAAGTGCGAGGCCAGAGCTGGGTCGTCGCCCGCGTGGAGCCCGCCCCGCCCACCAGCGGACGCGCCGCCACACTCGTCCACCTCCAGTCCGTCGCCGACGGCCGGTTCGGCGACACCCTCTCTGTCATATGGGAGGTCGAACCCGGCAGGCGCATCCTTGACCGCGGCTCCCTGCCCGACGCGTCGACCGGCCAGTACGACCCGCCGTCCCGCCTCGCCGCGTTCCTCGACGCCGTCCGCTGGTCGGCCGTCGCCTCCGCCGACGTCAAGACCCTCCAAGCGCCGTTCCGCTCCGGTGTCGCCGTAGAGCCCTACCAGCTCGAACCCGTCTCGCGAGCCGTAGGCGCCCCTCGCGTCAACCTGCTCCTCGCCGACGACGTGGGCCTCGGCAAGACCATCGAAGCCGGTCTCGTCGTCCAGGAGCTGCTGCTGCGCGGCCGGGCCCGCCGCGTCATGGTGATCTGCCCGGCGGGCCTCACTCTGAAGTGGCGTGACGAGCTCGCCGAGAAGTTCGGTCTGGACTTCACCATCGTCGACGCCGAGCACTGCGCCCGGCTGCGCCGCACCCACGGCACCGCGGCCAACCCGTTCCGCGTCCACCCGCTCACCATCGTCTCCCTGCCGTGGCTGCGTGGCACCAAGGCGCAGCGCCTCCTTGACGAGGTCGTCCCGCCCCGCCAGGAGACGAAGGACGACGGCACCGAGCGCCGCTTCTTCGACCTGCTCGTCCTCGACGAGGCCCACCACGTGGCGCCCGCCGCGCCCAAGCAGGTGTACGCCGTCGACTCCCAGCAGACCAAGCTGATCCGGCGCCTCGTCCCGCACTTCGAGCACCGGCTCTTCCTCTCCGCCACCCCGCACAACGGCTACCCCGAGTCGTACACCGCGCTGCTGGAGCTCATCGACAACCAGAAGTTCGCCCGCGGCGTGGACCCCGACGAGCAGGCCCGCAAGGAGACCGTCGTCCGCCGCCTGAAGTCCACCATTACCAACCCCGACGGTTCCCCCCGCTTCCGCACCCGCCAGGACCCCCGCGAACTTCCCGTCGAGTACACCGACACCGAGCGCGAGATCCACGGCGTGCTGAGCAGCTTCTCCGACCTGCGCCGCAGGCGGATGACCCCGAAGGCCCGCGGCGGCCGCCGCGCCGCCGACCTGGTCACCCTCCTGCTGAAGAAGCGGCTGTTCTCCTCTCCGGCCGCCTTCCTGCACACCGTGCAGGTCTACCTCTCCCACCTGGACGACACCCGGACCCGTTCCCGCTCGGCCGCCGCCGAAGTCCCCGAGTGGCTGGAGGACTTCCCCGATCTCGTCGCCGAACTCGACGACCTGGGCCTCGCGGAGGCCGAGGACGACGCCCTCACCCGTTCCACCAGCCTGACCCCGCAGGAGGACGGCGAGGAGTTGACCCTGCTCCAGCAGATGGAGCGCTGGGCACTCACCCACGAGGCTGCCGCCGACTCCAAGGCCGACGCACTCATCCGGGAACTGAAGGCCATCTGCCGCCCCGACGGCCAGTTCTGGACCAACGAACGCGTCGTCGTCTTCACCGAGTACCGCGACACCCAGAAGTGGCTGTTCAACCTGCTCCAGCAGGAGGAACTCACCGACGGCGGCCGCGTCGCCATCCTGCACGGCGGCCTCAACACCGACGACCGCGAGCAGATCCGCCTCGGCTTCCAGGCCCACCCGGCCTCCGAAGAGGGCAAGGTCCGCATCCTGCTGGCCACCGACGCCGCCAGCGAGGGCATCGACCTCCAGAACCACTGCCACCGTCTGTTCAACTACGACATCCCCTTCAACCCCAACAAGCTCGAACAGCGCATCGGCCGCATCGACCGCTGGGGCCAGAAGAAGGACCCGGAGATCACCCACTTCATCGGCGCCGGCTGGGAGAAGGCCGCGGCCGGCTCCTACGAGGCCGACCTGGAGTTCCTCTCCCGCATCGCCCGCAAGATCGCCCGAACCGAAGCCGACCTGGGCTCCGTCAACGCCGTCATCGCCGACGCCGTACAGCGCCGCATGACGGGTGACACCACCCCCGTCGACATCGACAACGCCAAGCCGAAGCAGATCGCCGGCCGCCGCACCGGCGGCACTGTGGCCTCCGAGCAGAACGTCACGGCCCAGGCCAAGCGCCTCGCAGAGCAGTACCAGGAGACCGTCGACACCCTCGGCCTCACCCACGCCAACATCAAACGGGTCGTCGACACCGCCCTCGCCCTGGATCACCAGCAGCCCCTCACCCCGTACTACAGCGAGGACTTGGACGGGCTGTGGACGGTCCCGCCGCTCTCCGGCACCTGGGAGCGCGCCACGCGCGGCCTCGCCCACAAGCTCCGCCCCGCCGAGCAGCGCCCCGTCACCTTCGACCCGGGGGTTGCCGCCCTCGGCCGCGACGACGTGGTCCTCACGCACCTCAAGCACCCGCTCGTCGCCCTCTCCACCCGCCTGCTCACCGCCGCCGTGTGGAACGCCGACACCGTCGGCCTGCACCGCGTCACCGCCGTGGTCACCGACGACCCCGCCGTTGAGACCGCACTGGTCTCCGCCTACGCCCGGTACGTCCTCGTAGGCGCCGACGGCACCCGCCTGCACGAGGAGATCCTGTACGCGGGCGGCTGGTTCGGCGACACGGGCCGCTTCCGCCGCTGGGAGTCCGTACGCACCCAGGGAGCCGTCCTCGCCCGCGCCCTCACCGACGGCGCCGAGGCAGCCCCCGACCTGCGGCACGCCTTCACCGAGGCCTGGCCCCGGCTGGAGAAGCCCCTCCACGACTCCCTCACCGCCCGCGCCCGCGAACGCGGCGCCAGCCTCGAATCGGCGCTGGCCGCCCGCCGCACCGAGGAGGAGAACCGCATCCGGGCGACCCTGGACCGCTTCGAGGCCACCCTGCGGGCCAAACTCAAGGAGGAGGGCGACGAAGCCAACGAGCAGATCGCCCTCTTCGGCACCCGCGAGGTGACCACCGCCGAACAGCGCCAGTACCGCGAGGACCGCGACCGCTGGCAGGCCCGTATAGAAGGACTCGTCGCAGAGCGCGAGGGCGAACTCGCCGCCATCGCCGCCCGCTACCACGAGCCGCGCTCCCACCTCTTCCCCGTCGCCGTCGTCCTCGTGGTCCCCGCAAAGGAAGCCAGCCGATGA